One Elaeis guineensis isolate ETL-2024a chromosome 10, EG11, whole genome shotgun sequence genomic window carries:
- the LOC140851975 gene encoding photosynthetic NDH subunit of subcomplex B 1, chloroplastic-like has product MASPHLLPKSLSSFLPSRPPIPPTHLSNPLFTPPHKAPHPNRPTFSTFAKKKNPWLDPFDDGEDPGAEYTSHFVDGKQEEDPRPPDNPGNPYGFLKFPSGFNVELASLASKVRGDVRRCCCIISGGVYENLLFFPAIQLNKDRYPGVLIDVVASPRGKQTYELNKNVRYANAYDPDDDFPEPAEYADMVGVLKNRYYDLILSTKLAGLGHAAFLFLTSARDKVSYVYPNVNAAGAGLLLTETFTSPGMNLSEGGYNMYHLMEEWLGRPARNVPRHPVPQLRISISKKLKAHVEQRCKKAGVEKGKYIVIHGIETDSVASMQSRGDKDSLLPIQLWSEIVKDIRGVKPLFVIPHEKVRDDVEETVGEDSSILFTTTPGQLAAVINDSVGVVATNTAAIQLANARDKPSIALFSSEEKGQLFVPNAEENRCEIISSKTGKLVDIDVEAIKNAVQTLERSPVFA; this is encoded by the exons ATGGCTTCACCTCATCTCCTTCCCAaatccctctcttccttcctcccctCTCGCCCTCCAATCCCACCAACGCACCTCTCCAACCCCCTCTTCACCCCACCCCACAAAGCTCCCCATCCCAATAGGCCCACCTTCTCCACCTTCGCCAAGAAGAAGAACCCGTGGCTCGATCCCTTCGACGACGGCGAGGACCCGGGCGCAGAATACACCTCCCACTTCGTCGATGGCAAGCAGGAAGAGGACCCGAGGCCGCCCGACAATCCCGGAAACCCATATGGCTTCCTCAAGTTCCCTTCTGGGTTCAACGTGGAGCTCGCCTCTCTGGCCTCCAAGGTGCGGGGGGATGTCCGGAGGTGCTGCTGTATCATCTCAGGAGGGGTTTATGAGAACCTCCTCTTCTTCCCTGCCATCCAACTGAACAAGGATCGGTACCCGGGCGTTCTAATCGATGTCGTCGCATCGCCGCGGGGGAAGCAGACCTACGAGTTGAACAAGAATGTGAGATATGCCAATGCTTATGATCCTGATGATGACTTCCCCGAGCCAGCCGAGTATGCTGACATGGTCGGAGTGCTCAAG AATAGGTATTATGATTTGATCTTATCGACAAAGCTTGCGGGGCTCGGTCATGCAGCATTTTTGTTCTTGACATCAGCTCGAGACAAAGTAAGCTATGTCTACCCAAATGTGAATGCAGCTGGTGCAGGATTGCTTTTAACAGAGACATTCACCTCACCAGGGATGAACCTCTCAGAGGGTGGATATAACAT GTATCATCTGATGGAGGAATGGTTGGGGAGACCAGCTCGTAACGTCCCAAGGCATCCTGTGCCTCAGCTGAGAATTTCGATTTCAAAGAAGCTCAAGGCTCATGTAGAACAAAGATGTAAAAAGGCTGGTGTGGAGAAAggaaaatatatagttatccatGGAATAGAGACTGATTCTGTGGCTTCAATGCAATCAAGGGGGGACAAAGATAGTTTGCTACCTATCCAACTCTGGTCTGAAATAGTGAAGGACATAAG GGGTGTCAAGCCTCTCTTTGTAATCCCACATGAAAAGGTGAGGGATGATGTAGAGGAAACAGTGGGAGAAGATTCGAGCATTTTATTCACCACCACACCAGGCCAG CTGGCAGCTGTCATCAATGACTCGGTAGGAGTGGTAGCCACAAACACAGCAGCAATCCAACTTGCAAATGCTCGTGATAAACCAAG CATTGCATTATTTTCTTCTGAAGAGAAAGGGCAACTTTTTGTTCCTAATGCAGAAGAAAACAGATGTGAAATCATATCATCAAAAACAGGAAAGCTCGTTGACATTGATGTTGAGGCTATAAAGAATGCAGTGCAAACTCTTGAAAGATCTCCGGTTTTTGCTTAG
- the LOC140852101 gene encoding RNA-binding protein L-like isoform X1 yields the protein MQYGRMQEQPSFQTATGTQSENDPNNTTIFVGGLDSNVTEEVLRQVFSPYGELVHVKIPVGKHCGFVQFANRACAEEALLMLQGTQLGGQNIRLSWGRSPTNKQPQPDPNQWNGSYYGYGQGYEAYSYAQPPQDPNMYAYGTYPGYGNYQQQQ from the exons ATGCAATATGGACGGATGCAAGAACAGC CTTCTTTTCAGACTGCTACTGGAACTCAGTCCGAGAATGATCCAAATAATACAACT ATTTTTGTTGGTGGGCTTGATTCAAATGTTACTGAAGAAGTTTTGCGGCAGGTTTTTAGCCCATATGGTGAGTTGGTCCATGTAAAGATACCTGTTGGCAAGCATTGCGGGTTCGTCCAATTCGCTAACAG GGCATGTGCGGAGGAGGCGTTGCTAATGCTGCAGGGAACCCAGTTGGGGGGACAAAATATACGGCTTTCATGGGGTCGAAGCCCTACTAACAAACAG CCACAACCGGACCCCAACCAATGGAATGGTAGCTATTATGGCTATGGGCAAGGCTATGAAGCGTACAGTTATGCCCAACCACCACAAGATCCTAACATGTATGCTTATGGAACCTATCCAGGCTACGGGAACTATCAGCAACAACAG TGA
- the LOC140852101 gene encoding RNA-binding protein L-like isoform X2: MDGCKNSVTSFQTATGTQSENDPNNTTIFVGGLDSNVTEEVLRQVFSPYGELVHVKIPVGKHCGFVQFANRACAEEALLMLQGTQLGGQNIRLSWGRSPTNKQPQPDPNQWNGSYYGYGQGYEAYSYAQPPQDPNMYAYGTYPGYGNYQQQQ; encoded by the exons ATGGACGGATGCAAGAACAGCGTAA CTTCTTTTCAGACTGCTACTGGAACTCAGTCCGAGAATGATCCAAATAATACAACT ATTTTTGTTGGTGGGCTTGATTCAAATGTTACTGAAGAAGTTTTGCGGCAGGTTTTTAGCCCATATGGTGAGTTGGTCCATGTAAAGATACCTGTTGGCAAGCATTGCGGGTTCGTCCAATTCGCTAACAG GGCATGTGCGGAGGAGGCGTTGCTAATGCTGCAGGGAACCCAGTTGGGGGGACAAAATATACGGCTTTCATGGGGTCGAAGCCCTACTAACAAACAG CCACAACCGGACCCCAACCAATGGAATGGTAGCTATTATGGCTATGGGCAAGGCTATGAAGCGTACAGTTATGCCCAACCACCACAAGATCCTAACATGTATGCTTATGGAACCTATCCAGGCTACGGGAACTATCAGCAACAACAG TGA